In Ferrigenium kumadai, the DNA window GAAGATGTACTGGAATCCCTGATCGCCAAGGTGCCCGCGCCGCAAGGCGACCCGGACGCGCCGTTGCAGGCGCTGATCATCGACTCGTGGTTCGATAATTACGTCGGTGTGGTGATGCTGGTGCGCATCGTCAACGGTACGTTGAAGCCGAAGGAAAAGATTCTGTTCATGGCGACGGGTGCGCAGCACCTGACCGAGCACATCGGCGTGTTCACGCCGAAGTCGCAGAACCGCGAGTCGCTGAGTGCGGGGCAGGTGGGCTTCGTCATCGCCGGCATCAAGGAACTCAAGGCCGCCAAGGTGGGCGACACCATCACTCATCAGGCCAGACCCGCAGCCGCCGCTCTGCCCGGTTTCAAGGAAGTGCAGCCCCAGGTGTTCGCCGGACTGTTCCCGGTCGAGTCCAATCAGTACGAGGCGCTGCGCGACTCGCTGGAGAAGCTCAAGCTCAACGACGCTGCGCTGCAATTCGAGCCCGAAGTATCTCAGGCGCTGGGTTTCGGCTTCCGCTGCGGCTTCCTCGGCCTGTTGCACATGGAGATCGTGCAGGAGCGCCTGGAGCGCGAGTTCGACATGGACCTCATCACCACCGCGCCGACGGTGATCTACGAGGTGGTGCTGCGCGACGGCACGGTGCTGATGGTGGACAATCCGTCCAAGATGCCCGACCCGTCGAAGATCGAAGAGATCCGCGAACCCATCGTCACGGTGAACCTGTACATGCCTCAGGAGTATGTCGGCTCGGTGATCACGCTGTGCACACAGAAACGCGGTGTGCAGATCGACATGACCTATCACGGCAAGCAGGTGCTGCTCAAATACGAGATGCCGATGGGCGAGATCGTGCTGGACTTCTTCGACAGGCTGAAATCGGTGTCTCGCGGCTACGCCTCGATGGACTACGAGTTCAAGGAGTATCGAGCAGCCGACGTGGTCAAGGTGGACATGCTGATCAACGGCGACAAGGTGGACGCGCTGGCAGTGATCGTGCACCGCGCGAACAGCCAGCACCGCGGCCGCGAGGTCGCCGCCAAGATGCGCGAGCTGATCCCGCGCCAGATGTATGACGTGGCGATCCAGGCGACCATCGGTTCGAACATCATCGCGCGCGAGAACGTCAAGGCGATGCGCAAGAACGTGCTGGCCAAGTGTTACGGCGGCGACATCACGCGCAAGAAGAAGCTGCTGGAGAAGCAGAAGGCCGGCAAGAAACGCATGAAGCAGGTGGGCACGGTGGAGATTCCGCAGGAAGCCTTCCTCGCTATCCTGCAAGTTGAGGACAAGTAACGATGGATTTTGCACTGATTCTGTTTGTATTGCTGGTGACCACCGGCGCCATCTGGCTGCTGGACCGTTTCGTCCTGGCGGGCAAGCGCCCCGCGGGCGTGGCCCAGCAATGGTGGGTGGAATACGCCAAGAGCTTCTTTCCTGTGATCCTGGTGGTGTTCTGCATCCGTTCCTTCCTGGTCGAGCCGTTCAAGATTCCTTCCGGCTCGATGATTCCCACCCTGCAGGTCGGCGATTTCATCCTGGTGAACAAGTTCACCTATGGCATCCGCCTGCCCATCGTCAACCGGAAACTGGTGCAGATCAACGACCCGCAGCGCGGCGACGTGATGGTGTTCCACTACCCAGAAGATCCCTCCAAGGACTACATCAAGCGCGTGGTCGGGTTGCCGGGCGATACCGTCGAATACCGCAACAAGCGTCTGCGGATCAACGGCGTCGAGCAAGCGCAACAGGCGGATGGCGATTACAATTACGTCGAGACCGGGTTGAATTTCGTGCATACCGAGAAGCGCGTCGAGACCCTGGGCGAACGCAAGCATGCCGTGCTGGTCAATCCCGAATTGCCGACCTTGCACCTGGGCTCGGTAGCAGAGTTCGCGGGGCGCGAGAACTGCAGCTACGACGACGATATGGTGCGCTGCAAGGTGCCGGAGGGGCAGTACTTCATGCTCGGCGACAATCGCGACAACAGCCGCGACAGCCGCTACTGGGGATTCGTGCCGGACAACCAGATCGTCGGCAAGGCGTTTTTCATCTGGATGAATTTTTCCGACCTGAAGCGCGTCGGACTGTCCATTAACTGAGTCGGGAGGGGCAATATGAATGCAGCAATGCCAGCAACACAACGCGGTTTGAGTCTGTTCGGTTTCCTGTTCGGGGCGGTGATTCTGGTTCTGGTCAGCATCACCGGACTGAAGATGATCCCGGCCTATATGCAGTATGAGCAGATCAAGAACCTGTTCATCACCATCGCCAACGATCCCGAGATGCAGAACGCCAACGTACGCGATATCAAGGCGTCCTTTGACAAGCGCGCCTCTATCGACGACATCACAGCAATCCGCGCCGACGACATCGAGATCGTCAAGGAGGATGGTCGCCTGGTGTTGAGCGCGAGCTACTCCGTCAAGGTCCCGCTGGTTGCCAACGTCAGCCTGTTCATGGACTTCAAGCCCAGCAGTGCCAAATAAGGATCGCGACGCACTCTGCAGGCAGTTGGGGCATGTCTTCGTGCAGCCTCGCTTGCTGGAGCGCGCGCTCACCCATCGCAGTTACGCGCCGGAGCACAACGAGCGGCTGGAATTTTTAGGCGACAGCGTGCTGGGCTGCGTCATCGCCAAGCACCTGTATGACGCCTTCCCGCAGTTGAGCGAAGGCGAGCTCTCGAGGCTGCGCTCCAACCTGGTCAAGGAAGAGACGCTGGTGACCTTTGCCCAGCAACTCAAGCTCGGCAGCCTTTTGCGGCTCGGCGAGGGCGAGCGCAAGAGCGGGGGATTCCGCCGGCCGTCCATCCTGGCCGATGCGATGGAGGCGCTGTTCGGCGCGATCCTGCTGGATGGCGGTTACGCCGAGGCCGAGAAGGCCGTGCTTGGGCTGTTCGTGCCTTACCTTCAGAAGGTCGACATCCACACGCTGGGCAAGGATGCCAAGACCCTGTTGCAGGAGTATCTGCAAGGCAAGCGTATACCCCTGCCGACCTATACCATCATTGCTACCGGCGGGTTGGCGCACGAGCAATCTTTCCAGGTGGAGTGCGCCATCCCCAAATTGAAGATCAGCACGCGCGGCGAGGGCAGCAGCCGCCGCAGCGCCGAACAACAGGCGGCTCAGGCCGCCTACCAACAACTGGCCAGGACATCATGACCGAACAACAGACAACAGAATTCCGCAGCGGCTTCATCGCCATCGTCGGGCGTCCCAACGTGGGCAAGTCCACGCTGCTCAACCACCTGATCGGGCAGAAGGTCAGCATCACTTCGCGCAAGGCGCAGACCACGCGCCATCGCATCCACGGCATCTTCACCGACGAGCGTGCGCAATATGTGTTCGTCGACACGCCCGGCTTCCAGACCAAGCACCTCAACGCGCTGAACCGCGGCATGAACCGCGTCGTCACCAGCAGCCTGCGCGACGTGCAGGTGGTGGTCTACGTGCTGGAAGCGCTGCGCTATGACGAGCGCGACCAGGAGGTGCTCAAGCTGCTGCCGGACAACCGCCCGGTGCTGCTGGTGATCAACAAGATCGACGAGGTCGAGGACAAGGGAAAATTGTTCGAATTTGCGGAGCGCATCGCCAAGGACTTCAAGTTCGCCGAAATCGTCCCGGTCAGCGCCAAGCAAAATACCAAGCTCGACGAACTGCGCGATGCCCTGTATCGCCACTTGCCCGAGGGCGAGCTGATCTACGGCGAGGACGACATCACCGACCGC includes these proteins:
- the lepB gene encoding signal peptidase I produces the protein MDFALILFVLLVTTGAIWLLDRFVLAGKRPAGVAQQWWVEYAKSFFPVILVVFCIRSFLVEPFKIPSGSMIPTLQVGDFILVNKFTYGIRLPIVNRKLVQINDPQRGDVMVFHYPEDPSKDYIKRVVGLPGDTVEYRNKRLRINGVEQAQQADGDYNYVETGLNFVHTEKRVETLGERKHAVLVNPELPTLHLGSVAEFAGRENCSYDDDMVRCKVPEGQYFMLGDNRDNSRDSRYWGFVPDNQIVGKAFFIWMNFSDLKRVGLSIN
- a CDS encoding DUF4845 domain-containing protein; its protein translation is MPATQRGLSLFGFLFGAVILVLVSITGLKMIPAYMQYEQIKNLFITIANDPEMQNANVRDIKASFDKRASIDDITAIRADDIEIVKEDGRLVLSASYSVKVPLVANVSLFMDFKPSSAK
- the lepA gene encoding translation elongation factor 4, which translates into the protein MKHIRNFSIIAHIDHGKSTLADRIIHLCGGLSDREMEAQVLDSMDIERERGITIKAQTAALNYKARDGQVYNLNLIDTPGHVDFSYEVSRSLSACEGALLVVDASQGVEAQTVANCYTALDLGVEVVPVLNKIDLPSANPDNAITEIEDVIGIDAHDAVHCSAKTGLGVEDVLESLIAKVPAPQGDPDAPLQALIIDSWFDNYVGVVMLVRIVNGTLKPKEKILFMATGAQHLTEHIGVFTPKSQNRESLSAGQVGFVIAGIKELKAAKVGDTITHQARPAAAALPGFKEVQPQVFAGLFPVESNQYEALRDSLEKLKLNDAALQFEPEVSQALGFGFRCGFLGLLHMEIVQERLEREFDMDLITTAPTVIYEVVLRDGTVLMVDNPSKMPDPSKIEEIREPIVTVNLYMPQEYVGSVITLCTQKRGVQIDMTYHGKQVLLKYEMPMGEIVLDFFDRLKSVSRGYASMDYEFKEYRAADVVKVDMLINGDKVDALAVIVHRANSQHRGREVAAKMRELIPRQMYDVAIQATIGSNIIARENVKAMRKNVLAKCYGGDITRKKKLLEKQKAGKKRMKQVGTVEIPQEAFLAILQVEDK
- the era gene encoding GTPase Era, which gives rise to MTEQQTTEFRSGFIAIVGRPNVGKSTLLNHLIGQKVSITSRKAQTTRHRIHGIFTDERAQYVFVDTPGFQTKHLNALNRGMNRVVTSSLRDVQVVVYVLEALRYDERDQEVLKLLPDNRPVLLVINKIDEVEDKGKLFEFAERIAKDFKFAEIVPVSAKQNTKLDELRDALYRHLPEGELIYGEDDITDRSERFLAAEMLREKVFRFTGEELPYSTSVVIEQFKMEGKLRRIHAAILVDKEAHKAMLIGKKGEKLKEIATQARLDMEKLFDGKVFLEVFVKVRSGWADDARVLKSLGYE
- the rnc gene encoding ribonuclease III, which codes for MPNKDRDALCRQLGHVFVQPRLLERALTHRSYAPEHNERLEFLGDSVLGCVIAKHLYDAFPQLSEGELSRLRSNLVKEETLVTFAQQLKLGSLLRLGEGERKSGGFRRPSILADAMEALFGAILLDGGYAEAEKAVLGLFVPYLQKVDIHTLGKDAKTLLQEYLQGKRIPLPTYTIIATGGLAHEQSFQVECAIPKLKISTRGEGSSRRSAEQQAAQAAYQQLARTS